DNA sequence from the Thermodesulfobacteriota bacterium genome:
AAATGGAAAGTCGTCATCCAAGGCGTCAGCTGGGGGCCTATATTCAACCGGTAAGAATAGACCCTTTCCCCTTACTATCCCACCCACATGAAGGATAGGCGTTCCAGGATGGTCTTCCGATGGGCATGGCCAATGGATCCCGCCCTGTTCTAATCGCTCGTAAGTTATCCCGGCGTATTGCGGCGTAACTTTCCTTATCTCTTCAAAGACATCTTTTGGCGATTTGTAGTCCATCCAATAGCCCCACTTGTTTGCGAGCATCATTATGATTTCCCAATCCGGCTTTGCACCATCAGGCGCTGGAATGACTCTTCTTACTCGCTGAACCTTTCTTTCCGTATTTGTAAAAGTCCCGTCCTTCTCAAGGAAGGAACACGCAGGAAGTACAACGTGGGCAAGCTTTGCAGTCTCTGTTAAAAATATGTCCTGGACAACCAAAAACTCTAAAGATTCGAAAGCCGTCCTTACATGGTTCAAATCCGGGTCCGTAACAAGTGGATTCTCCCCCATTATGTACATGGCCTTTATTTTGCCTTCTTGCGCGGCTTCCACCATCTCAGTTAAGGTTAAGCCAGGGCTTTCCGGCAATTTATGTCCCCATGCCTCTTCGAACTTCTCTCTTATTTGGGGTATATCGATTCTCTGATATCCTGGGTAAACATTAGGAAGCCCCCCCATGTCACAGGCACCCTGAACATTGTTCTGTCCCCTAAGCGGATTTATACCTGATCCAGGCCTACCTATGTGCCCACAGAGAAGGGCTAAATTAGAAAGAGCCTTCACATTATCTGTTCCGTGGGAATGTTGTGTAAGACCCATGCAGTAAACTATGGAAGCCCTTTCGGCAGAAGCATACATTTTTGCAACTTTAATTAACTCTTCCTTCGTTATTCCTGTTATCTGCTCGACAAGGTCCGGGTTATATTTCTCAACGGTCTTTTCGAAAGCTTCGAAATTATCAGTGTTAGCTTCGATAAATTCCCTCTTGTGCAAATTTTCCTTTATTATTATGTGGCAAAGGCCATTAATTAGGGCGACATCAGTCCCGGGCCTTATTTTTAAGAACACGGTAGCTTCCTCTGTTAAATCTATCGCCCGCGGGTCAATAACTACAAGCTTTACACCCCTGTATTTTGCCAAGTGTTTAAGCCACATCCCTATAACAGGGTGATTCTCGGTAGGATTACTTCCAGAAACTATTATCACCTCCGAATTTTTTAGGTCATCAATGTTATTGGTCATTGCACCAGAACCGAGTGTTGTGGCAAGCCCTGCCACCGTAGGAGAGTGTCAGAGTCGGGCACAGTGGTCCACGTTGTTTGTTCCTATAACTGCCCTCATAAACTTCTGAAACAGATAGTTGTCTTCATTCGTGCATCTGGCGGAGCAGAGCCCTCCAATAGAGTTGCTGCCATAAGTTTCCTTTATCTCCGAAAACCTCCTTACGATGAGATTTAAGGCTTCGTCCCACGTTGTCTCGATAAAGGTGTCTCTTACCCGAATAAGGGGCTTTGTAAGCCTTTCTTTGCTCATCGCAAACTCGTAGGCAAATCTGCCTTTGACGCACAAGGTCCCTTTGTTTGGTCCGTTGGTGCCGTCTGCCGTAACCTTGATGATCCTTTTGCCCAAAACGTGAAAATCAAGAACGCAACCCACTCCGCAGTATCCACATACGGTTTTGACTCTCTTCGTTTGCCAAATTCTCCCCTTTATCGGACTTACGTTTTCGGTCAAGGCCCCGACTGGGCATACGGACAAGCACTCTCCGCAACTTATGCACTTTTGCGGATTTACGGCCTCTATTTTCGCTTCCATACCTTGTCCAACGATGTCTAGCACCTCCCTGCCAACCCATTCTCTGCAAACCCTCACACATCTCTGACAGAGGACACACCGCGCTGGATGATGTTTTATTGCTTGAGTGGCCCACCCATTTCCGTTCTTTTTCGGTTTCAGTTTAGGAAGGGTGACCTTTTCGATCTCATATTCGTATACCAAATCCTGTAAAACGCATTCCCCTGCTTTGTCACATATCGGACAGTCAAGAGGATGATTCATAAGCAAAAGTTGGAGGATCTCCCTTCTTATGTTTTTAATTCTCTCTGTGTGCGTAAAAACCCTCATTCCGTCAGAAACGTAACTCTCACACGCCGGAATCGGTTTTTCGAACCCTTCAACCTCGACTACGCAGATCCTACATGAACCAATAGGAAGCACTTTCTCGAGATAGCAGAGTGTAGGAATCCTAATACCGGCCCTTTTCGCGCACGCAAGGATAGTCTCGTTTTCTTTTGCCTTGATTTCTTTCCCGTCGATGTAAACTATCATCGCCTGGCCCCCTCCTTTTGATTATGGCTAGCTCTTTACGCGAGCGGCCAAAAATGAATAAGAGACGACTTGGAAGGCTGGGCCTCCGAAAATTTGAAAATCCATTACCTTCCCAGCTTGGCTTTGAACTTTTCTATAAGCTTTGGAATCACCTGATAGAGGTCTCCCACTATCCCAAACGTGGCAATTTTAAATATGGGAGCATCAGGGTCTTTGTTTATGGCCACGATACAGTCTGATGTCCTCATACCGGCAAGATGCTGGATTGCGCCAGAGATACCACAAGCGATGTAAAGTTTAGGCTTTACAGTCTTTCCTGTCTGTCCGACCTGATGTTCGTATGGGATCCATCCAGAATCTACAGCCGCTCTAGATGCCCCAACAGCCCCACCTATAAGATCTGCAAACTCCTTAAGGAGATTAAAGCCTTCGGGTTTTCCGACTCCTCTTCCCCCTGAAACTATAATGTCTGCCTCGACCAGATTTACTGTAACTGCTGATTTAACAAAATCGAGGATTTTGATTAGGGCGTCCGATTCTCCAATTGACACACTTTCCTTTATGATCTCTCCTTCCTGACCGTCCTTTTTTTCGGGCATTTCGAAAGCTTTCGGCCTCACAGTAACGAGTTTAGGAGTAACTCTTTCATTTGCCACTGTGACGTTGAATCTTCCACCAAAGGCGGACCGAACCATCTTTAAAACATTACCGTCATGGTAAACATTTATAGCATCGGCGCAAAGTCCAACCTGAAGTTTTCCCGCAACACCAGAGGAAAGGTCAGTTCCCTGCGTTGTGGATCTAAAGAGGACGATGTCTGGTCCATACTTACTTATAAGTTCGCAGGCAGATTTAGTGAAAAGGTCACTTCTAAAACTTTTAAGAAGAGGGTTAGATACAACGTAAACCTTTTCGGCCCCGTACGAGAAGGCTTCTTTTGCAAGAGGGTCAACATTTTCTCCGATTATCAGCGCACAGACCTTCCCGCCTCTTTCCTGAGCAAGTTTTTTACCTATTCCTAAAAGTTCGAAAGAGAGTGGGGATGCAACACCGTCTTTATGCTCTATGTATACCCAAACGTCTCCCATTTTTTCCTCCTTACTTTATAATTTTGAGATCAAGTAGCTTGGAAACCAAAGTTTCTGCTATCTCTTCTAAATCACCTTTGAGTATCTCTCCCTGTCCTTTTGGGGGTGGCACAGATATCTCTGTTACCCTTGTTGCTGAAGCTGCGAGTCCAATTTTGTCTTTTTCGAGCCCCAAATCATCGCAGTTCCACTTAGGTATTTCCATCTTAGCCGCTTTTCTGATACCCATAAGGTTTGGAAGTCTAGGCTCATTTATGCCCTTAATTACCGAAACAACAGCAGGTAATTTGCCTTCCACCACCTCAAATCCACCCTCGATTGCTCTCTCAACAACTATCCTTTTAGCCTTGAAGTCTATCTCCCTTATCTTTGCAACATAGGTAAGTGGAGTATAACCTAAGATCGAAGCGATTTCACCGGGCACGGCACCAGTGGAACCATCGGTTGATTGCCTACCCATAAAAACTATATCCACATCCCCTATCTTTTTTATGGCATTTGCCAAAGCGTATGCGGTACCGAAGGTGTCAGATCCTGAAAGCTGAGGATCGTTTATGTGGTAAACACCGTTCACACCCAGCGCAAGGGCATTTCTTAAAACCTCTTGGGCTCTTTCAGGTCCCATGGATATCGCATATATCTCGCAGTCGTATTTCTCTCTCGTAAGTAGTGCCTCTTCAATTGCAAACTCGTCAAAGGGATTTGTTATGGGGTCAATGGCATCCCTTTTTAGTACACCCTTCTCAGTATCCCATTTTATTTCGGCTTCGGTATCCGGGACCTGCTTGACACAAACAGCAATCTTCATCTTATACCTCCCCTGGAAGTTTATAAAAAATTTCACAATCTTTTATAACAAAAACTGGGGCTTGTCAACGAAAATCAGACCTTGAGGAGGGGGAAGAAATCGTCCCCAGGGGGATTTGAACCCCCGTTGCCGGCTTGAAAGACCGGTGTCCTGGGCCTGACTAGACGATGGGGACTTATGGGCCGTGGAGGACTCGAACCTCCGACTCTCTGCTTAAAAGGCAGATACTCTACCAGCCTGAGTTAACGGCCCGTGGCGTATAAGCATATGAAAATTCGGCCGTAAAGTCAAGAATAGAGGGTTAAGAAGATTCCTAACCGACAGAAACTTAGCTAAAATCTGCTCACTCTGTCTATTACCGTACCTTTCGAATCCCGTATCTCTATCATAAGAGGCATTCTTCCTGGAATTACGTGTGTTGCGCAACCAAAGCAAGGATCATAGGCACGAAATGCCATCTCCACATAGTTTAAGAGTCCTTCCTTGTCTTCCAATCTTCCCTTACTTATGAATGCCTTTGCAGCTTTTTTCACAGAGAGAGCTATGGGAGCAGCGTTGTGCTGGGTTGCAACGATAAGATTAACCCTTGTTACAATGCCTTTTCCATCTACTTCGTAGTCATGAATGAGAACCCCCCTACAGGCTTCCAAGCACCCCACACCTTTTCCTGTCAGTTCGTAGTTTGTGTTTCGTATATCTTTTCCAGTAAGGAGTGGATCATTCGCTATTTTTTGCATCTCCTCAGCAGCCTGCAAGGCCTCAATTAGTCTTGCCCAGTGATACGCCAAAGTGCTATGAACTGGCTTTCCCAAAAGGGAGACCATTTCTTCATGCTCCTTTTGAGCAAGGGGAGTGGCCATACCGTAACAGACGTTGTATCTCGCAAGGGGTCCCACTCGGTAAAGAGAAGAGTCCCACCCTTCTTTTATGCCCTTCCAGCCGAATCTTCTAAGATAGTTCAACTTCACATAAGTCCAAGGCTCAACCCATTCTGCAATATGCTCCACGTATTCCCTGGGATGAAAGAATGCGATTTCGTTTCCATCAGGATCCACAATCCTCAACATACCTTCATAATAACTTTGCCTCATATAGTCATCAACCATTCCCATATAGTAAGTTTTTAGTGTGTATGCATCACTCATTATCAGATCTAAATATTCGCGTCTTCCTAAAACCTTTTCTTTAAAAAGCTTAAGAGCATATATTGCAAATTTTACACACATATTCGCAGTTTCCAAAATGAAATTCCTGTCCTCCTCCTTTATGCCTTTCGAGACACCTCCTGGAAGCCCTCCTTCAGGGTGTGCAGGTTTACTTGCGATAAGCTTTATGATATTTCTTGTCCTTTTTCTAACTTCAATAACTTCTTTTGCCAATTCGACACCAAGTTCTTCAATGATCCCTAAAATGTTTCTCTTTTTTGGACTAGCATCGGGCCCAACTATGAAATCAGGTGCCCCGAGGAAAAAAAAATGCAAGAAATGGTCTTCCACGTAAGCCGCGCAAAGTTGCAGTTTTCTTATTAGTTTCGCTGTCGGTGTCGGAGCTGCCCCATAAATTACATCTAGAGCCTTAGTAGAAGCCAAATTGTGAGGAGTTGGACAGACACCGCATATGTTCGGAACTATCCTTGGCATCTCTTCTACTGGTCTTCCAATGCAGAACTTTTCAAAGCCCCTAAGCTCAGTGACCTGAAAGTAGGCCTCTTCCACGTCGCCGTCGTCATTCAAGAATATGTCGATCTTTCCGTGGCCTTCGAGCCTTGTTACTGGATTTATCGTTAGTCTTTCGCCCATTTTACCACCTACCTTTCTATCTTCTCTTTCGAATAATTGATGATCCAATTGTGAACCTATAAAAGTAACCTACGGGATCTGCGATACCGTCAATCACACGTCTTCTTTCTTCCTCAGTGTTTCCTTCCACAAGACAAGAAAGCATAGAAAGATACTTTGAACCCATATCCTTTAGAGCTTCTACGGGTCCCATACAACCCCTACAAGGTAGGTTTATATCGAGACAGACATTACCGCATCCGCTCCTTGTGGACGGTCCAAGACAGATAACACCCTGCGCAAGGAAGCATAGATTAGGATCTGCCTCTATCTCGTGTATCCTCTTTACGCTCCTTATCTCCAAGCGCTCAGGTTTTGTGTCGTTTCTTTGACATACAGCACAGAGTGCGACAGATGACGCAAGAGTAGTTCCTTTTGGAGGCAGGTCTCCTGATGATACTATGTTGAACATCTCCCTCACAAGGTCCGAAGAGGGTGGACAGCCAGGTAAGAAGTAGTCCACGTCCACAACCTCAGAGACAGGTTTCACTTCCTCGTAGAATTCGGGTAGGGTAAGGTGCCTACCATCTTTTAAGTAAGATGACAGGGGTGCATTCCTTTCAGGATTCACAACGGTTGGAGCGTCCCTGTAGACAAAACGGAATATATCGTCTTTCGTCAATAGATTTGCAAGTGAGGGAGTCCCTCCGAAGCAGGCGCACGCACCGAATGCCACAACATACGTTGACTTTTTCCTTAAGAGTTTTAGGATCTCGTAATTCTCTGAGTTTCTAACTGAACCGTTTATTACGCTCACAAAGATTTGACCATCCTTTAGAGTTTCGATCTCCTCATATTTAAAATCCATAGCCACGGGCCAAAGAACGATTTCGAATAAATCAGCAATCCTTAGGATATCTTCGTTTAGATCTAGGATAGTCTCATCACATCCTCCGCAGGCGCCGAGCCAGCATATGGCAATCTGAGGTTTCCCCATAACTTCCCTCCTTATCCTCGTAAAGGCTTCAAGGACCGGATTCTGTCAACAAAAGTATTTATGAAACCCTGAATTCTTTGAGCTTCGAGATCTATATCTGTCACTATCTCCAACCTTTCCTTTTCATATCCAAAAGCCTCAAGAACTTTCCTCAACATGTGTATACGTTTTTTTGCCTCCTCGTTACCGTCTTGAAAGTGACATTCGCCATCTGCGCAGCCAAAAAGTAAAACGCCGTCACTACCTGACTGGAACGCAAGTAGAATGTCTGTAGCCTCCACCTTACCTATACATAGAACCGGGATAAAGGCCTTTACATTTTTGATTTCCATTCTATCCGCTGCCGGACCCCATCCGAATTTGCATGCAAAACAGACGATCCCAGTACCTTTTTCTAACTTTAGAGCCTGCTCCACTGGATCTGGAACTATCTGCCTTGCCCCCGATGGACATGCGGCCACGCACATTCCGCAAGCTTTACAGAGTAAGGGATCGGTATATGAAATCTTTTTAAATCCAACCTCCCTCCCTTCGAATACTACCGGAACCTCCCTAAGCTGTGCAGTATGATAGTTGCAAGCCGTAACGCATATGCTACATCCGCTACAGAGATCTTCATCTACCTTTACCGTCGGTAATTCATCCTGCAGATTGACAGCCACACATGCTTTACAAGAGATACACGGTCCGCATTCGAGACACCTTCTAGCCTCTCTTATTGCTTCCTCAAGTGTGAAACCGATTTCAAACTCGTTAAAGTTCATTCTTTCTTCAATTCTTCTCCACTTTGGCTTTGGTTCAGGCTTAAATATGCGCCTATTGGGAGTTTTACTGGCCTCGTAAATTACCACCCATTTTGCAAGACTTACTCCTCTTAAGTACCTGTCTATGAAATCGGCCGCCTCACGACCTTCTGCCATGGCATCAACCATAAAGCCTATTCTCCTTACATCACCGCCAACGAAAACGTTTTTCTTCCTCAAACTCTGTCTCGTGATTGGATTTACAGAGAGTCTCCCTAGTTCGTCGAAAAGCCCTGCCTTGAGAAGCAAAGATCGGTCCGGCATCTGTCCTATCGAAATAAGGAGGACATCACCTTCAATTTCGATTATGTCATTCATATCGAATTTAGGATTGAACCCCTTTTCATCAAAAACAGAAACGCATCTTGGACACTCGATCTTTTTAAACTTGCCGTTTTCTCCGATTACAGATTTTACCCCTCTGGAATAAACTATCCTCACTCCCTCTTGTTCAGCACCCTCTATTTCTTCTTCATCGGCCGGTATGCCATCCTTCGATTTTTTATCCCACGTTTCAAGACAGACTATGGTAACCTCGCCACCTAGTCTTACCGCAGACCTTGCCACATCGAAAGCCACATTACCGCCACCGATAACTATGACCCTTTTTCCCTTGAAGTAGTCTGAGGGAAGGGACTCTTCAGAAAGCTTACTAAGAAAATTGATACCGTAATCGACGTTTTCGATTCCTTGCCATTCAACAGGGGTCGTCCCCAGTGTGAGCGGTCTAGGTTGTGGAGTTCCGGGAGCGATGAATATTGCTTTAAAACCCTGTGCTTCAAGTTCCTCCACAATAGATCCCTCGAACCTCACCTGTGTCTCAACCTTTATTCCGGCTATGCGGATGAGGTTGTCTATAGTTGCATCCAAAACAGTCTCTGGAAGCCTATACTTTGGAATATACCTTAGTGCTCCACCCAGCTTCTTCCTGGCTTCAAAAACAGTTACATCGTAGCCTTTCTTGCTCAATTCGTACGCACACATAAGACCTGCCGGACCCCCACCAAGAATCGCAACAGGCCCTTTATCCTTTCTTAACGATAAAGGTTTCTTTTCGTAAAGGTAGGGTATGTACCACTGAGCCAAAAATTTTTTAAGGAGCCTCCTTTTTATAGCTCCCCCTTTTAGTCTGTAATTACATTCACGCTCGCAGATTCCACAAACATAACCACAGACTGTAAAAAAAGGGTTCCTCTCGTAGAGGAAATCACCTATCTCGATCACTCCTTGCCTTGCCTTTTCTTCGTTTTCCGGAAGAAGGGATATCATGACATTCGTTCTCTGGATAGGTTCCTTTATGGGACACCTTATCTGGCATGGGGGTAAGATCTGCTGGACTGCAGCTTCTGCTTGGGCCTGCTCATCGGTCCTCAGTCTCCACATATTGTCCCTCCCTCTTTTTATTCGGAAGAGATTAAATGAAAAATTTCACAAAGTCAAGAGAAGAGAGGCATCAAAATTGAATGAAAACTTCCACCCAGAGGGGTGGAGGTTGAAATCAAAGATAATACGTCGGACACGGATTCTTTCGGAGATCGAAGCGGTCAAGATTCATAATCTTGTGCCATACGGCAACAAAATCGTTAACGAATTTTTCCTCTCCGTCCGAGCACGCGTAAACTTCAGCAATTGGTCTCAGCTCGGAATGGTGACCGAATATGAGATCTACCCTTGTGGCAGTCCACTTATGTGCGCCTGTCTTTCGGTCATAGCCGTAATATAAATATCCTTTTTCGTCCTTCCTCTCCCATCTCCATCTCATATCGAGCAAATTCACGAAGAAATCGTTACTTAATGTACCTACGTTTTCCGTTAGGACACCGTAATCGGTTTTACCGTAATTTGCTCCAAGCACCCTCATACCACCTAAAAGCACAACCATCTCCGGAACCGAAAGTGTCAAAAGATGAGCCTTGTCGACTAAAAGATACTCTGGAGAGTAAGATGTCTTCCCAGTAAAGTAATTCCGGAATCCACAGGCTACAGGCTCAATTGCCTTGTAAAACTCAACCTCTGTCTGTTCCTGGGTTGCATCGACCCTTCCTGGCGTAAAAGGGACTTTTACTTCGATCCCTGCTCTCTTTGCCGCCTCTTTTATGGCAACACATCCGCCAAGCACTATAAGGTCAGCCATCGAAATCTTCTTTTTTCCAGATCTAGAATTGAAATCCTCCATTATTGTTTCAAAAATGTTAAGAATCCTTTTTAGTTCTTGGGGATGGTTCACCTCCCAGCTGTTCATGGGATAAAGCCTTATGCGTCCTCCATTTGCGCCACCCCTTCTATCAGAACATCTAAATGTTGAGGCAGAGGACCAAGCAGTGTATACAAGCTCTGTTATGGTAAGCCCCTTTGCCAAAATTGCCTGAGAGAGAGCAAGCATGTCTTTTTCATCTATCAAATCGTAGTCCCTTTCTGGCAAAGGGTCCTGCCATACGAAAACTTCTTTTGGAACTTCTGGTCCCACATAGCACGAGAGCGGACCCATGTCTCTGTGGGTGAGTTTAAACCAGGCCTTTGCAAAAGCCCTCTCGAATTCATCCATATTTTCCATAAACCTTTTTGCGATCTTTGCATAGTCTGGATCGAACCTCAAAGCGAGATCACTTGTGAGCATAGTTGGCTTGTGTTTCTTTTGCGGATCGTAAGGATCGGGTATTATCTCCGGCGCATCTTTTGCAACCCACTGATACTTACCGGCAGGAGACTTGGTGAGCTCCCATTCGTAACGAAAAAGGATGTGTAAGAAAGCGTTGCTAAATTTTGTAGGTGTGGGGGACCATATAACCTCGAATCCGCTTGTATAAGTGTCCGGCCCCATACCGGTCTTAAAACTACATTTCCATCCAAGACCCTGCTCTTCGTAAGGTGAACTTTCGGGGTCGGGACCTAGAAAAGTCTCAGGACATGCTCCATGAGTCTTTCCAAAAGCATGGCCACCGGCTATCAAGGCAACCGTTTCTTCGTCATTCATGCCCATCTTCGTGAATATCTCCCTTATCTGCTTTGCGGAGGCGAGAGGATCCGGATTTCCCTCCGGACCTTCCGGGTTAACATATATCAAACCCATCTCTGTTGCTGCAAAGGGCCTTTCAACTTCACCTTCCTTTACACGTTTGTCGCCTTTTAACATCTCCTCTTCTGGCCCCCAGTCAGGACTCTCATCAGGTTCGTACATGTCGACCCTTCCTCCGGAAAATCCAAAAGTCTTTACCCCCATCGATTCTAATGCTACGTTTCCGGCAAGGATTATTAAATCGGCCCAGGAAATCCTACGCCCATACTTCTGTTTGATAGGCCAAAGAAGCCGTAATGCCTTATCTAGGTTTATGTTGTCGGGCCAATTTATCCTTGGAGGAAAACGGATCTGTCCTGTATTCGCTCCCCCCCTACCATCGAATACTCTATAGCTACCGGCACTGTGCCATGCGAGCCTGATCATAAGCCCGCCGTAATGTCCGAAATCTGCAGGCCACCACTCCTGAGAATTGCGAAGAGCTTCCTCAATGTCCTTCTTTACGGCTTGAAGATCAAGTTTTTCAAACTCGCTCACGTAGTCGAAATCAAAACCGTACGGGTTCGAACAAGGGCAATTCTGCCTAAGTATCTTCAAATTTAGCCTTTCTGGCCACCAATCTTGAATCCATCTTTTTCTTATGGTCTTCTCTTTCTCGTCCATGGTAAACTCCTTTTTAGAATTTTTTTAATTTATATTTTGTCCAGCCCACGTTGTCAATCTTTTTTTTGAAAAAACTTTCAACCTTCAGATAGGTGTTGTAAAATTTTGCAAATTATGAGAAGGACCAAAATCATAGCGACCTTAGGACCCTCATCGGAAGACCCGGAGAAGATAAAAGAGCTCATAGAGACAGGCGTTAATGTCTTTAGACTGAATTTTTCCCACGGAGATCAAAATTATCACAGGATCCTCTTTCAACGGGTAAGGTCG
Encoded proteins:
- the katG gene encoding catalase/peroxidase HPI — its product is MDEKEKTIRKRWIQDWWPERLNLKILRQNCPCSNPYGFDFDYVSEFEKLDLQAVKKDIEEALRNSQEWWPADFGHYGGLMIRLAWHSAGSYRVFDGRGGANTGQIRFPPRINWPDNINLDKALRLLWPIKQKYGRRISWADLIILAGNVALESMGVKTFGFSGGRVDMYEPDESPDWGPEEEMLKGDKRVKEGEVERPFAATEMGLIYVNPEGPEGNPDPLASAKQIREIFTKMGMNDEETVALIAGGHAFGKTHGACPETFLGPDPESSPYEEQGLGWKCSFKTGMGPDTYTSGFEVIWSPTPTKFSNAFLHILFRYEWELTKSPAGKYQWVAKDAPEIIPDPYDPQKKHKPTMLTSDLALRFDPDYAKIAKRFMENMDEFERAFAKAWFKLTHRDMGPLSCYVGPEVPKEVFVWQDPLPERDYDLIDEKDMLALSQAILAKGLTITELVYTAWSSASTFRCSDRRGGANGGRIRLYPMNSWEVNHPQELKRILNIFETIMEDFNSRSGKKKISMADLIVLGGCVAIKEAAKRAGIEVKVPFTPGRVDATQEQTEVEFYKAIEPVACGFRNYFTGKTSYSPEYLLVDKAHLLTLSVPEMVVLLGGMRVLGANYGKTDYGVLTENVGTLSNDFFVNLLDMRWRWERKDEKGYLYYGYDRKTGAHKWTATRVDLIFGHHSELRPIAEVYACSDGEEKFVNDFVAVWHKIMNLDRFDLRKNPCPTYYL
- a CDS encoding Ni/Fe hydrogenase subunit alpha; amino-acid sequence: MGERLTINPVTRLEGHGKIDIFLNDDGDVEEAYFQVTELRGFEKFCIGRPVEEMPRIVPNICGVCPTPHNLASTKALDVIYGAAPTPTAKLIRKLQLCAAYVEDHFLHFFFLGAPDFIVGPDASPKKRNILGIIEELGVELAKEVIEVRKRTRNIIKLIASKPAHPEGGLPGGVSKGIKEEDRNFILETANMCVKFAIYALKLFKEKVLGRREYLDLIMSDAYTLKTYYMGMVDDYMRQSYYEGMLRIVDPDGNEIAFFHPREYVEHIAEWVEPWTYVKLNYLRRFGWKGIKEGWDSSLYRVGPLARYNVCYGMATPLAQKEHEEMVSLLGKPVHSTLAYHWARLIEALQAAEEMQKIANDPLLTGKDIRNTNYELTGKGVGCLEACRGVLIHDYEVDGKGIVTRVNLIVATQHNAAPIALSVKKAAKAFISKGRLEDKEGLLNYVEMAFRAYDPCFGCATHVIPGRMPLMIEIRDSKGTVIDRVSRF
- a CDS encoding oxidoreductase, with translation MGKPQIAICWLGACGGCDETILDLNEDILRIADLFEIVLWPVAMDFKYEEIETLKDGQIFVSVINGSVRNSENYEILKLLRKKSTYVVAFGACACFGGTPSLANLLTKDDIFRFVYRDAPTVVNPERNAPLSSYLKDGRHLTLPEFYEEVKPVSEVVDVDYFLPGCPPSSDLVREMFNIVSSGDLPPKGTTLASSVALCAVCQRNDTKPERLEIRSVKRIHEIEADPNLCFLAQGVICLGPSTRSGCGNVCLDINLPCRGCMGPVEALKDMGSKYLSMLSCLVEGNTEEERRRVIDGIADPVGYFYRFTIGSSIIRKRR
- a CDS encoding FAD-dependent oxidoreductase, producing the protein MWRLRTDEQAQAEAAVQQILPPCQIRCPIKEPIQRTNVMISLLPENEEKARQGVIEIGDFLYERNPFFTVCGYVCGICERECNYRLKGGAIKRRLLKKFLAQWYIPYLYEKKPLSLRKDKGPVAILGGGPAGLMCAYELSKKGYDVTVFEARKKLGGALRYIPKYRLPETVLDATIDNLIRIAGIKVETQVRFEGSIVEELEAQGFKAIFIAPGTPQPRPLTLGTTPVEWQGIENVDYGINFLSKLSEESLPSDYFKGKRVIVIGGGNVAFDVARSAVRLGGEVTIVCLETWDKKSKDGIPADEEEIEGAEQEGVRIVYSRGVKSVIGENGKFKKIECPRCVSVFDEKGFNPKFDMNDIIEIEGDVLLISIGQMPDRSLLLKAGLFDELGRLSVNPITRQSLRKKNVFVGGDVRRIGFMVDAMAEGREAADFIDRYLRGVSLAKWVVIYEASKTPNRRIFKPEPKPKWRRIEERMNFNEFEIGFTLEEAIREARRCLECGPCISCKACVAVNLQDELPTVKVDEDLCSGCSICVTACNYHTAQLREVPVVFEGREVGFKKISYTDPLLCKACGMCVAACPSGARQIVPDPVEQALKLEKGTGIVCFACKFGWGPAADRMEIKNVKAFIPVLCIGKVEATDILLAFQSGSDGVLLFGCADGECHFQDGNEEAKKRIHMLRKVLEAFGYEKERLEIVTDIDLEAQRIQGFINTFVDRIRSLKPLRG
- the fdhF gene encoding formate dehydrogenase subunit alpha, with translation MIVYIDGKEIKAKENETILACAKRAGIRIPTLCYLEKVLPIGSCRICVVEVEGFEKPIPACESYVSDGMRVFTHTERIKNIRREILQLLLMNHPLDCPICDKAGECVLQDLVYEYEIEKVTLPKLKPKKNGNGWATQAIKHHPARCVLCQRCVRVCREWVGREVLDIVGQGMEAKIEAVNPQKCISCGECLSVCPVGALTENVSPIKGRIWQTKRVKTVCGYCGVGCVLDFHVLGKRIIKVTADGTNGPNKGTLCVKGRFAYEFAMSKERLTKPLIRVRDTFIETTWDEALNLIVRRFSEIKETYGSNSIGGLCSARCTNEDNYLFQKFMRAVIGTNNVDHCARLUHSPTVAGLATTLGSGAMTNNIDDLKNSEVIIVSGSNPTENHPVIGMWLKHLAKYRGVKLVVIDPRAIDLTEEATVFLKIRPGTDVALINGLCHIIIKENLHKREFIEANTDNFEAFEKTVEKYNPDLVEQITGITKEELIKVAKMYASAERASIVYCMGLTQHSHGTDNVKALSNLALLCGHIGRPGSGINPLRGQNNVQGACDMGGLPNVYPGYQRIDIPQIREKFEEAWGHKLPESPGLTLTEMVEAAQEGKIKAMYIMGENPLVTDPDLNHVRTAFESLEFLVVQDIFLTETAKLAHVVLPACSFLEKDGTFTNTERKVQRVRRVIPAPDGAKPDWEIIMMLANKWGYWMDYKSPKDVFEEIRKVTPQYAGITYERLEQGGIHWPCPSEDHPGTPILHVGGIVRGKGLFLPVEYRPPADALDDDFPFVLIIGRHYYHYHSATMTGKSALINSLAPEATLEMNPKDAEYLGIKDGENVKVESRRGSVLLKAKLTDRVQKGTVFTTFHYPNSPVNVLTGTSFDPECKITELKFTAVKISKAA
- a CDS encoding electron transfer flavoprotein subunit alpha/FixB family protein: MGDVWVYIEHKDGVASPLSFELLGIGKKLAQERGGKVCALIIGENVDPLAKEAFSYGAEKVYVVSNPLLKSFRSDLFTKSACELISKYGPDIVLFRSTTQGTDLSSGVAGKLQVGLCADAINVYHDGNVLKMVRSAFGGRFNVTVANERVTPKLVTVRPKAFEMPEKKDGQEGEIIKESVSIGESDALIKILDFVKSAVTVNLVEADIIVSGGRGVGKPEGFNLLKEFADLIGGAVGASRAAVDSGWIPYEHQVGQTGKTVKPKLYIACGISGAIQHLAGMRTSDCIVAINKDPDAPIFKIATFGIVGDLYQVIPKLIEKFKAKLGR
- a CDS encoding electron transfer flavoprotein subunit beta/FixA family protein, which translates into the protein MKIAVCVKQVPDTEAEIKWDTEKGVLKRDAIDPITNPFDEFAIEEALLTREKYDCEIYAISMGPERAQEVLRNALALGVNGVYHINDPQLSGSDTFGTAYALANAIKKIGDVDIVFMGRQSTDGSTGAVPGEIASILGYTPLTYVAKIREIDFKAKRIVVERAIEGGFEVVEGKLPAVVSVIKGINEPRLPNLMGIRKAAKMEIPKWNCDDLGLEKDKIGLAASATRVTEISVPPPKGQGEILKGDLEEIAETLVSKLLDLKIIK